The segment AACATTTTCCAAATATTTATTTTCTAATTGATTTATTACTTTAGTATTTAACTTATCACTTTGTTTTAAATAGTTTTGTTGAGATGCAACTTCTGATAATAGTTCTAAATTTTCAAATTTATTTTGATTATCTAATCATGCTTTAACTTTATCAAAATAATTAATTGGTTGTTCATCAATAACATATTTTCTTATATTTTTAGGCATTGTATATTTTCACTCCTTTGTTATTTTATAATTCATTACATACTTTTATAAAAATTAATCAAATCATTTAAATAGTTTTCAAGTTAAATAATAAATGCCACAACTAATAAGATTTAAGGCAATAAATATACCTACTAAAATACCAACAACAGCACCAGCACCAATACTTGAAACTAATCCTTCACCAATAAGACTAGCTAAAAAGTAAGTTAAAATAATTAATGGCGCAACAATTAATAAACTAGTAAATAAACTAACAATTGCTTGTCCAGTACGACTTTTAATAATAACTGACATTAGCAAAGCAATACTAGTAATAGTAATAGAAAAAAATAATGTAAATAAAATAATAATTAATAATTGTCAATTAAAAATGGAACTAATCATTCCAGATAAAGGAACAACATAACCAATAATAATAATACCAATAAAAATAATAATATCAGAAATTAAAACTAAAGCTAAATTAAATATTGATGTTATAATAATAAACTTGGTTTTGCTAATTCTTGTTAAACCAATGCGGCGATAAACTACGCTTTGTTTTAAATCTAGTAAAATAGCTAAAAAAGTTTGAATTGAAAAGGAAGCAGTTTGTGTCAATCAAATAATCAGCAAAATAAATCGTCCAATATTTTTACCAGCAGGTGATGATAATATTTGATTATTTCCACCAATTGATGCACCAATAAAAATCAATGGTGAAACGAAAACTGAAAAAATAATAATTGAACGATTACGTTTTAAATAACTTCAAAATAAATTAAGAAGAGATCAATCATTATTTTTGTTTTTTAAGGTGTTTTTTTCAAGACTTAGCTCATTTTTCATTATTTTCCCCTCCTAATCTTTTTAATAACGCTTCGCTATCATACATACCTATTTTATATTCTTTAAATTTAGTTTTAACATATTCTTCAATACTTCCATATTCTTTAACAACAGTTTTAACATCATTTATACTAATAATTAAACCTTCAAACATGAAAATAATTTGTTGACAAAAACGTTCAATTTCTTGCATATTATGTGAAACAATCAATACTGAAAGATTAGGTTTAATAAAAACTTCTTTTTCTAATAATTCATAAATTCGCTCACGTACCTCTAAATCTAATCCCGTAGCTAATTCATCTAAAATTAATAAATCTGGTTCAACAATTAATGCTAATAAAATATTAATTTTTTGTTGTTGACCGCCCGATAAAGTAATAATAGGTTTATTAATAAATGCTTCAGCGTCCAAATAGTACAATAACTTTTGAATGTCTTCAACAGACTTATTTAAACGATAAGCTCTCATATAATATTGGGCCATATCTCAACCAGTTAGACCACGAGGAAATTTAGTTTCTTGTAATTGCATTCCTATTTTTAAATCAGGTTTAATATTAATAGTACCTGTTGTTGGTTTACGAAGTTGGGAAATCATTTCACATAATGTTGTTTTTCCAGTACCATTGGGGCCAACAATACCAATTTTGGCACCAATAGCAATATTCAGACTAACATTTTTAATGACTTCATTACTATCATAGTTTTTACTGACATTAATGATTTCAACATTATTTTTTTTATCTTTAATCATAATTACTTCCTTCCTATAACTTTATAATTTTATCATAATTACTACATAAATATTACTTGTTTTTTAAGTTATAAAAATTAAAATATTATATAATATATTGTAAACTTTATTAGGTTTTTACTCATTATTTTCATAAAAAGTAAATGAGTTTTTATTTTTAAAAGGAGAAAATTATGAAAAAAAATGCACAAAAAAAAGAAATAAAAAAATTAAAAAAAGAGAAAAAAGAATTAGAAAAAAGTTTGAATCCATTTAACAAAAATTTTAGTCTTAATAATAAAGAAAAGATATTGAAAGAAATTGCTTTAATCAATGAAAAAATTGTTAACTTAAAACAAAAATTATTAGTAGATTATGAAGAACATTTAGATGAAATTGAAAATGGAAATCTAGAATTTAATTTTAACCTTCAACAGTTAAATAATGAAGATCAATATTTAAAAGATAGTACTTTTCTAATAACTAATGATGATATAAATAGTATAAATTCAGAAGAATTAATTAATATGCAATATGGTAAAAAATGTTGTCCACCATGCACAATTTTTTAATTTTAAATATTTTTATATAAAAATATAAAAAAAATATTAATAACAACACTTTTACTATTTATAATTTAATTTTTCAATTATAAAATTAAAATAATATATAATATAAAAACAAACTTGATCAAAGTTTTAACCCATTACTTTATTTTAAAAGTAAAGGGTTTTTTTATTTTTTAAAAGAGGAGACATTAAAAAATGGATATTAATGATTTAGAAAGAGAAGTTAACTTTATAGCAAATAATTATCATATTATTAATCTTTATTTACATTTTCCGATTGAAACTTATAGTAAAGATTACAATGATATTTTTGACTTTTGAGAAAATAATAAAAAAAATACTCAAAATCATTATCAATTTTTAAATAAAAAAATAAAAACTTTAGAATCCTTAAAAAAATTAGAAAATAATTTTATAAATTCAATAAATAACCTATCAAAAAAAATTAGAAAATAATTTTATAAATTCAATAAATAACCTATCAAAAAAATTAAATAATAAAAAAATAAATAAAAAAATAAATAAAATAATGAAAATACTTACTATTGGATTATTTAATTGAAATAAAAAAATAGAAACAAAAATAACTATTTTAACAAAAATTAAAGAAATTAAACAACAAAATTTAGTAAAAATAAATGAACTAATATTACGAATTAACAAAAAAAATATAATTAAAAGTGTAAATTCGGAAATTAATTTTTCTGTAACAAATAAAAGCAAATCAAATTTATCACAAATATAAAAAAATTTTATATAAAAAAAGTAAATACTTGTTTTTAGTATTTACTTTTTTAAAGTTATAGTTATTAATAATTTAATTAGATTTTAACCTTCATCAATAATACTTGAAGTTGGTTTAATATTATTAATAGGTGAGTGAATTTTTGCTTTATGTTTATTAAAAATAAAATCATATACTTCAGAATAAAATTCAACTGAAACAATATTTAATTTTTTCTTTACTTCTTCTGGAATATCTTCTAAGTCTTTTATATTAGCTTTTGGAATTAAAATTGTTTTTAGTCCACTACGATGAGCAGAAATTGATTTTTCTTTTAATCCACCAATTGGTAATACATGACCACGAAGTGTAATTTCACCTGTCATACCAATATCTTTTGATACAGGTCTACTTGTCAGAGCAGAAATAATTGCAGTTGTTAAAGTAATACCAGCACTTGGACCATCCTTTGGCACTGCTCCTTCAGGAACATGGATATGAATATCATGTTCTGCAAAGAAAGTATCAGGAATATTGAAAGTAATAGCATTTGCTTTAATATAATCTAAAGCAATAGTAGCAGATTCTTTCATAACTTCACCTAATTTACCAGTTAATACTAAATTACCTTTTCCTTTAAAGTAGTTTACTTCAATTGGTAAGATATCACCACCATATTGAGTATAAGCAAGACCAGTTACCACTCCAATTTGTGATTCATTTTCTTTTTTAGTATAATCGAAAATT is part of the Spiroplasma endosymbiont of Lasioglossum villosulum genome and harbors:
- a CDS encoding ABC transporter ATP-binding protein; translated protein: MIKDKKNNVEIINVSKNYDSNEVIKNVSLNIAIGAKIGIVGPNGTGKTTLCEMISQLRKPTTGTINIKPDLKIGMQLQETKFPRGLTGWDMAQYYMRAYRLNKSVEDIQKLLYYLDAEAFINKPIITLSGGQQQKINILLALIVEPDLLILDELATGLDLEVRERIYELLEKEVFIKPNLSVLIVSHNMQEIERFCQQIIFMFEGLIISINDVKTVVKEYGSIEEYVKTKFKEYKIGMYDSEALLKRLGGENNEKWAKSWKKHLKKQK